The genomic interval AACATGACATTGCCACGATTAAGAATAACGAAGTCGTTTACGAAACCGATGCGCAGGGTAATTTGGTGCCGGTTTCGCAGGACGTTAAGGCCCAACGCTTAAAGAACGCTGAACAAACTGCTGCGCAAGTGTGTAAGTAATTAAGACGGAATAGAAGTATGCGATTAGCGAATTATTGGCTGAGCACTCAGAAAGAAGTACCAGCCGAAGCGGAAGTGGTGAGCCATCAATTAATGTTGCGCGCAGGCATGATTCGCCAAACGGCGGTCGGCGTGTATTCTTGGCTGCCGCTTGGGTTGAAAGTGTTGCGCAAGGTAGAGACTGTTGTGCGCGAGGAAATGGACCGCGCCGGCGCGCTAGAGCTGCTCATGCCAGGTGTTCAACCAGGTGACCTATGGCAAGAATCCGGACGCTGGCAAGATTATGGTCCGGAATTACTGCGTTTTGTCGACCGTCATAAGCGCGATTATTGTTTGGGTCCAACGCATGAAGAAGTGGTGACCGATTTGGTGCGTCGTGATGTCAGCAGTTATAAACAACTGCCGCTTAATGTGTATCAAGTGCAGTGGAAGTTTCGTGATGAAATCCGTCCACGCTTTGGCATCATGCGCGGTCGTGAATTCTTGATGAAAGACGCGTATTCGTTTCACGTTGATCAAGCCTGTATGCAGCGCACCTATGACGCAATGCACGATGCCTACAGCCGTATTTTTACCCGCTTAGGTTTAGATTTTCGTGCCGTACTTGCCGATAATGGCTCGATTGGTGGAACGGGATCGCATGAGTTCCATGTGCTCGCTGCCACCGGTGAAGACGATATTGTCTTTTCTGATGATGGTCACTACGCCGCGAATATGGAGAAAGCCGAAGCCGCTGCGCCACAGACTGAACGCCCTGCGCCAACTGCAGCGATGGAAAAACGCGCAACCCCACAAGTAAAAACGATTGCTGATTTGGTCTCGGCGCACGATATACCGATCGAGCGCACGATTAAAACGCTGATGGTTGATGGCGTTGAAGGCGGTGTGGTAGCGTTAGTGGTGCGTGGTGATCATGAACTAAACGCGATCAAGGCAGAGCAGCTTCCGGCAGTCGCTGAACCGCTTACCATGGCGAGCGAAGAAAAAGTACGTGCGCTGGTTGGTGCAGGCTTTGGCTCACTCGGTCCGGTTGGGCTGGATATCCCGGTAATTGTTGATCGCGATGCAGCGTTAATTGCTGATTTTGCGGCAGGGGCCAATGAAGACGATTACCACTACTTCAATATTAACTGGCAACGCGATGTCGCGGTGGCCGAAGTCGCTGATATTCGTAATGTGGTTGCGGGTGATCTTGCACCTGACGGGCAAAGCAAGCTGTCGATTAAGCGCGGTATTGAAGTAGGACATATTTTCCAGCTTGGCGATAAATATTCGGCTTCGATGGGCCTTGATGTGCTCGGTGAGAACGGCAAACCGGTGACGCCATTGATGGGTTGCTATGGGATTGGTGTGTCGCGTATTGTGGCGGCAGCGATTGAGCAAAACCACGATGATAACGGCATCATTTGGCCACAGGCGCTGGCGCCATTTACGGTGGCTGTGTTACCGATTAACGGACATAAATCACCAGCGGTTGCTGAGGCAGCAGAAAAGCTCTATCAGCAATTATGCGATGCAGGTGTGGACGCCTTGCTCGATGATCGCGGTAAACGACCAGGCTTTATGTTTGCCGATATGGATTTAATTGGCATTCCGGCACGGATTGTCATTTCTGATAAAACCTTAGCAGAGGCGGAAGTCGAGTTTAAGACACGTGGCGCAGCCGAATCCGAGCGTGTGTCGCTTAATGAGATTCTTGCCCGTGTCGTGAATATGAATAATCAGGAGTAGGTCAGTATGAGTGAATCTTTAACGTTTGAACCGAGTTTACAGCATTGGCGGTTAAACGCTGATAACGAGGTGCTTCACCTTACTCTGGACCGTGCTGATAGCAGCACGAATAGCTTGAATGCTGAGGTGCTGCGTGAGCTTGCACAAGTGATTAATAAATTAGAGCAAGTCGCCTCATCTTATCGTGGTTTGCTGCTTAAATCGGGTAAAGACAACGGCTTTATCGCGGGTGCGGATATTTCCACCATCCAAGAAACCAAATCGCCGGAGCAACTCAAAGCGCTGGTTAAAGAAGTGCACGATTATTTCTTGCGTTTTGAACGCTTAGCGCTGGCCAAAGTCGCGCTGATCGATGGATTTTGCTTAGGTGGCGGGCTTGAATTGGCGCTGTGTTGTGATTACCGCGTCATTACCAAAGCGGCCAAGCTGGGTGTGCCGGAAGTGAAACTTGGTTTGCATCCTGGTTTTGCTGGTACCGCACGTTTGGTGCGTCTGTTATCACCAATCAAAGCGATGCTATTGATGCTGCAAGGCTACAATCTGCGTGGCGCTAAAGCGCTTAATGCCGGTTTGGTTGATAAAGTGGTTGCCGATAAAGCTGCGTTAGAAGCCTCAGGACTGAGCTTAATTAAAAAAGGACCACGTCAGGTAAGCAACTGGCAGTCGAAAGTGCTCTCAATCGGGCCTGTGCGCAAATTGCTCGCTAAGAAAATCGAAGATAATGTGGCTGGAAAAGTGCAAAAAGAACACTATCCAGCGCCGTATGCGATGATCGATCTCTGGCGTGAGCATGGCGGCAGTTTTCAGGAAATGGCGAATGCGGAAATTGATTCGTTTGTTGCCTTGCGTCAAACCCCACAATCTGATGCGCTGATTCGCCTGTATTTCTTACAAGAGCGCCTGAAAGGGTTTGCGAAAAATGATGCTGAGAAGATTGGTCACTTGCATGTGATCGGCGGCGGCACAATGGGTGGCGATATTGCCGCGTGGTCTGCGATGCAAGGCATTTTTACCACTCTTAGCGACTTATCTGAAGAGCAGCTTGAAAAAGCGGCAAAACGTGCGCATAAGCTCTTTGACAAAAAACTGCGCGATAAAGATGCGAACCGTGAAGCAAAAATGCGCCTGCGTTTAGATAAAGACGGTTGGGGTTTGGATAAGGCTGATTTGGTGATCGAGGCGATTGTTGAAAAACTCGAAGTCAAACAAAGCGTGTTCAACGATGTGCTCACTAAAGCCAAACCTGAAGCGATTATCGCGACCAACACCTCTAGTTTGAAGCTTGAAGATATTGCCGCTGGGATCAGCGCTCCTGAGCGTCTACTCGGTATTCACTTCTTTAACCCGGTAGCGAAAATGCCATTGGTGGAGATTGTCCATCAATCAGCAAATTCGCAAGCAACGCTCGATAAGGCCACCAAGTACGTTGGTGAGATCAGCCGTTTGCCGTTGCCGGTCAAATCTTCGCCAGGCTTTTTAGTCAACCGCGTGCTGGTGCCGTATTTATTTGAAGCCCTAGCTTGCCTTGAAGAAGGGGTTGCTAAAGAAGCGATCGATAAAGCAGCGCTCGATTACGGCATGCCGATGGGGCCGATTGAGCTCGCTGATAGCGTTGGTTTGGATGTCTGTCAGGCGATTGCTGGAACGATGAGTGCGTTTATCGATTATGAAGGCGAAAGTCAGCTCGATCGCTTGGTTGCAGCCGGTCATCTGGGCCGTAAGAGCGGTAAGGGCTTTTATGAATATGTCGATGGCAAAGCACAAAAAGATGCCGTTAGTGCTGATCAAGCAACCTTAGACAAACTGCAAGAGCGCATGATTATGGCGTTTTTGAATGCGTGTGCCTGGTGCTTGCGTGAAGGCGTGGTTGAAGACGAAGATTTGGTTGATGCAGGCTGTGTATTTGGTACCGGCTTTGCGCCATTTAGAGGTGGGCCGATGAACGTTGCGCGTACGATTGGCCACGCTGAGGTGGTCAAGCGCCTTGAGGCTTTAGTTTCCGAACATGGGGAACGTTTTAGCCCGGATCCTTGGTGGTCAGACAAAGCGTAAGTGCAAAAACAGCCACGGTAGAAGCGTTCTTCTACCGTCCAGCGATTTTAGGCGCGACCGAATTTGGCGCACAAATTGCCGCGTTGTTCGCCAACGCCGGTATTCATGTGCGCCTGTATGATAAGCCGCACCCTGAAGATCCTAATTTTTATGCGCAGCAGGCAATTGAGCAGCTTTACCGTATGCGACCCTCGCCATTTACCGGGGTGGAAGCTGGGAACTGGATTGAAGCGCGCAATTATCGCGATCATCGCGCGCTGCTTAGCGAGCATGATTTAATCATCGAGTGCTTGGATGATGATTTAGTGGTCAAACAGGGGTTACTCTCACGTCTTGCGCCGGTGTTGGCGCGTGATGTCGTCGTCTTATCGCATTCGGCAGGGCTTTCGATGAAGGCGGTCTCACAAGCGTTACCGGCTTGGCTGCGCTCACGTTTGTTAGGCGCCCATTTTTTTCGCCCTCCACGGTTTCAACGATTATTAGAAGTGGTGCGCACGGAGCGCAGCGAGCAGCGCCTGCATGATCAAGTCTGTGGTTATTTTACCGAACGCTTTGGCTTGCATGTTCTGAGCGTGCCCGATACGCCGGACTATGTCAGCACGCGCTTGGTGATGATGCTGATGAATGCAGTGTTTTATCACGCCGAGCGCGCGCAACTTGATTGGGCGAACGTTGAGGCGTTGACCAAAATGTTGATTGGTCGCACCACTGGTGGGGTGTGCTATATGATCGATTATATTGGTTTAGCACGCTGGCAACAATTTAGCTTGAATATTCCAAGCGCAGACAAAGAGTATTTTGCTGAGCGTATTGCTTTACCAAGTTGGCTTAGCGCGTTACTTGCTGCCGGGCGCGAAGGGCGAGCGCATTATTTAGGCTTTTATGACTACCGCCATCGGCCTTATTATCTGCTCGATTTAGCGGGCAATGAGTTAGCGCAAGCTAGTGTCAATGATGCGTTATTGCTTAGCTTTGAACAGCGTGATTGGTCGGCAATGTGTGCGCTAGAGTGTGCTCAGGCGCAGTTTGTTTGCGCCTTGCTACGTGATTGTTGGCAGATTATGGCTTGGGTGAGCCAGACCAGTGGGCAGTCAGGGCAGGCGCTAGATGATATCTTAACCCATGGTTTTTCTTGGCAAAATACGCCGTATCACTTATTGCAGGCGTTTTCACCAGCGAAGGTTTTAGCCGATACAGAGCGCGCGTACCGCGAGGGCGCGATTGATTATCCGGTGTTACGCCATTGGACGCGGCGCAGCCGACGGCAGGTAACAACCGATGTGCGCGACAATGCTTTTAGCGACGATGCGCGCTTGCTATGGCGGAAAACCCACAGTAGCGCTTGGGTGTATCACGAACGCATGCTTATTTGGCAACCAAACTCTGTGGTCGTTGCGCTTGATGAAGAAACACTTGCTGAATTGCTTAGCGCCTGCCAGGAAGCACGTCTTGCTCAGTGGTATTTGGTGATTTATCACCACGGTGAGCAATTTGGCTTGGAAAGTGATTTAGCACTCGGTGGTGAGGCTCACCAACAAGAACAGACGGTCGAACGGTTACACGAAGTGCTGATGGCGCTGCGTACGCATCCACATGCGGTGATGATATCGATATCCGGAACCCTGGGTGATTTTGGTGCGGCTATATTGATGCAAGCCGATCAGGTATTGTGTGAGGCTGGGGTGCGCTGGAAATTGAGCGCACCGATGTATCGTTTGCCACCACTTGGTGTGGTGTGGTTTGAATGGTTGCGGCGTTTGCCGTATTTAGGGCAGGCGCACTATCTTGAGCAGATCCATAGTGTGCTCAGTCAATCAGTGACCGCGCATCCGCCTAGCGATATTCATGTTGCACGCAGTGTGGGTATTTTGCGCGTTCACGATCGTGTGGTGGCCAACCCTGCGGCGTTGGCTAAAATGAGCAAGGAGTTGGCCGATGGCTGGCTGACCTCTCGCCAACCGCGCACGCCTCGCCAAGCACAATACACTTTGGCCCACCAGGAAGTTGACGTACTCATGCAGCGGGCGTTAAGCAGTGAGCAGCCTGAGCTTTATCGTGGCTTATTGCGTATGCTCTCAGGACAAAGACAGAATGTCACCGTTTCTTTACGCATGCTGCTTAAGGAAGAATTACTTTATTTTGCGCGCTTAATCGCGAAGGATGACTCACTAGAATGAACCGAGCCACAATCAAACAAACCCCTGAGGATTTTTATGTTGCTGAAGTGCTGGATTTTCCCCTGACCGGTGAAGGTGAGCATTTATGGTGCTACGTGGAAAAAACCGGCATGAACACCGCTTTTCTCAAGCGGGAATGGGCGCGATTACTCGAATGCCCGGGTAAACTCATCAGTCACAGTGGGTTGAAAGACCGCCATGCGCGCACCCGACAATGGCTGTGCTTGCCGGCAAAAGACGCAGAGGGATTACCCGATCAGGGTGAGCAGTGGCGCATTGTTGAGCGCAAGCTGCATCAGAAAAAATTACGCATTGGTACCCACCGTAGTAATGATTTTACATTGGTTTTGCGCGATGTGGTCGGTGATCGTGATGCTATGGAAGAAAAGCTTGCACGCACGGCTGAACTTGGGTTTGCTAATGCTTTTGGTGCACAACGCTTCGGACATAACAATATTGAGCGGGCGATGAAGTGGGTGGCACGTGAGCAGTTGCCTAAAAAACGCGATGAACGCGCGCAAACCTTATCCACATTACGTGCGTTGCTGTTTAATGCCGAATTACAAACGCGTCTCACACAAAATACGGCGCATAGTTTGCTGGTAGGCGATTATGCGATGCTGTGTGGCTCGAACAGCTTCTTTATGGTCGAGGAAGTTGATGAGGCGTTGCGTACGCGCCTAGCAGAAGGCGATATTGTTCCAGCGGGCGTATTGCCAGGAAAAAGCAAAGCACAATACGAAGGTGCAGCGCAGCAGGTGCGCGCGTTGGCGTATACGGACTATGAGGCCGCTGTTAGCTATCTTCAGCGCTTTAGCGATCAGGATTGTCGTGCGCTCACCGTGCGCGCACAGAACCTTAGTTGGCAATGGCTTGATGAGCACACCTTGCAGCTCAGCTTCAACTTACCACGTGGCAGTTTTGCCACTGCTTTATTGGAAGACGTTTTCGATCAGGTGATCGATGCCAGTTCACCCTAAGGATGTGGTTTGTGCGATGGTTGTGCAAAAATTTTGCCTTCATTCAGTTAATCATTCAAAATGATGCTTTTTCGCGGAGTACGCGCAATGACAGCAATCGAAAAACTAAAAAGCACCTGGCAGTATTTATTACAACGTGGCTCGATGGTTTATTGGCTCGGTGGTGCTTTGGCGACCTTCGTGATTCAGTTTCTGATGTTCAATCAAATCTCACGTGCCTTGATGAACGAATTACAGAATTATCCTAATGATAATGAGCTGCTGTTTATTTTTAATAACTATGGCAGTCAGTTTGTACTGATGCTTTTTTTAACCACCTTGGTGAGCCTTTTCGTTATGGCGCGTGCCTTAGACAGCGCGGTGCGGATTAGCGAAGGGGATTTGACTGCTAACCACTTAGAGCCTGTGGCGCGAATTGGCTGGCTGGGGGTGCTGAAATATATCGCTGGTTCGATCATCATTGTGTTGATGATGGTGGTGTTATTTAGCGTGGTTTATATGCTCTCTCGGGTACTCGTAGGTATTTTAGGTAGCACAATTACGGGCGTGCTGATGATGGGCGTGATGATCATAGGTATTGCAGCGGTGTTTTATATGATCTATGCCTCAATGCTGGTGTTTATTGAGCAGCGCAGTATCAGCGCGATGATTTCCCCTGCCCAGTGGCGTGCCAAGGTTGGTGTGTTAGGGAAAAATGAATTTATTAAGATGATCCTGCTGGTGTTTGCGGTCAGTATTGTAGCCGGGGTAGTGCAAAATCTTTGGAGCACAATCACTGCTGGTTCGCTGCTTTTGACGATGCTGATGAGCGCGGTATTAAATAATTATTTACTGATGTTCGGCGTTGTTTATGCCGGGTTCTTTGCGAGCGCAAACGCAGAAAAGGTCGATGAAGGATTAAAAGCCCAGAATGCTCGCCTATTGTATAACGCCGATACACGCGATTTAAGCGCCGAAGAAAAGCAGGTATTTGTGCAAGCGTTAAAAAGCGCGGATGGTGCGCGGGCTGAGCGTCGTTTTGCTGAGGCCTTTGCTTTTTTGGCGCCTTATGTGGGGCATGATGATCGTGCTGCGGCTTACTTTCCGGCGTATGAGCGTTTATACGCTTGGTATCAAGTAGCCGGTGAATCGCAAAAGTATCATGCGCTACAGGCCAACATTATCCATTTGGCGGCCCAGGGACGGGAACGATTTTATCAGCTGGTTGATGAAGATCTGTTTGTGATTGCTCAAGAACATAATGCACGAATTCCGGCTGATGATGTATCTGGGTTGGTGGACATGGCTTTGGCGCATAATCAACCCGATACGGTATTGGCATTGGCGAAAGATTTCCGTAAGCGTCAGCCTGATCACCCACAGCTGGTTAAGATTTATGCCTCAGTAGTTAAAGCACTGCAGCTGAAAGGGCAGGATGATGTGGCAAAACAACTCGCTGATCGACTGTTGGCTGAGTTTTCTAATCACCCAGATAGCCACATCGTACAGGCGCTTAAAGATAGTTTCTAATACGTGCTTGGCTTGAGGATAAATCCTCGTAGCCTTTTATCAAAGCATCGTCATAAAAAACGCCCGGTCAAACCGGGCGTTTGTGTTGCTGATAGTATTCGCTTATTTTGGATGCACCATATCTTGTGGTTGCACGTATTTATCGAACTCTTCAGCAGTGAGTAAGCCTAACTCAACCGCAGTTTCTTTCAACGATTGGTCTTTTTTATACGCTGTTTTCGCCACTTTCGCTGCGTTCTCGTAGCCAATGTGGCGGTTAAGTGCGGTAACCAGCATCAAAGAATGGTGCAAGAAGAAGTCGATTTTTTCGCGCACCGGCTCAATGCCGATTGCGCAATGCTCGTTAAAGCTATTACACGCATCACCCAACAGGCGAATTGATTGCAATAAATTATAGGCAATCACAGGCTTATATACGTTGAGCTCGAAGTTGCCTGAGGCACCAGCCATGGTGATGGTGGTGTCATTACCCACTACCTGACAACACGCCATAGTCAGCGCTTCACATTGAGTTGGGTTAACCTTACCTGGCATGATTGATGAGCCTGGTTCGTTTTCTGGAATGGTAATTTCGCCAAAGCCACAACGTGGGCCGCTGGCGAGCCAGCGAATATCGTTGGCGATTTTGTTTAAGCTGGCAGCAAGTGTTTTGAGTGCACCTGAGGCATAAACAGCAGCATCACGACCGGCAAGTGCTTCAAATTTATTCGGTGCACTCACAAACGGCAGATCGGTGATATTGCTGAGTTCCGTTGCCGCTTTATCGGCGTATTCTGGGTGGCTATTTAAACCTGTGCCAACCGCTGTACCACCTAAGGGCAGTTCATATAAGCCTTTTAGCGCATCTTGCAAGCGATCGAGTCCATGATCAAGCTGGCTGACATACCCTGAAAACTCTTGGCCCAAGGTGAGTGGGGTGGCGTCTTGTAGGTGCGTGCGGCCGATCTTAACAATATCGGCAAACTCGTCTGATTTCGCTTTTAAGGTATCGCGAAGTGCTGAGACTGCTGGAATCAACAGGCTGTTGATTTGGCGCGCAGCGGCCACGTGAATCGCGGTAGGGAACGAATCGTTGGTTGATTGCGCGTGGTTCACATGATCATTTGGGTGGATCGGTTGATACGCACCGCGGCCGGTACCGGCAATTTCATTGGCGCGATTAGCGAGCACTTCGTTCATGTTCATATTTGATTGCGTACCTGAGCCGGTCTGCCAAACCACTAATGGAAACTGTCCATTGAGTTTGCCAGCGAGCACATCATCTGCGGCAGCGACAATCAGTTTGGCTTGTTCGGCTTCAATGCGACCTAAAGAAGCGTTGGTTGTTGCAGCGGCTTTTTTCACCAATGCCATCGCATCAATCAGCGCTTGTGGCAGGGTTTCGCCACCTATTTTGAAATTCTCAAAGCTACGCTGGGTTTGTGCGCCCCAATAAGCGTCTTCGGCAACCTGGATCTCGCCCATAGTGTCGTGTTCGGTACGTGTACTCATATCTAACCTCGTTATCGTTTAAAAACTTAAGGTCATTATAACGAACTAGGGCGCTAGAAGGGGGTGAAAGGTGATTAAATGTCGTGGATTTGGGCAAAAAAAAGCCGGGTTGGAAACCCGGCCAATAACCACCAAAGGAGGATATAGAGGAGATAACATCGATGATGTCGATTTTTATTATAGGGATAATGTTGCGTTGCGTCAATAATAAAGTGAGAAAAGTTTTTGCTATCGTAACTAAGCATATTATCCACTTAACCCCATGGTTTTTTTAGGTAAAGAAATAAGGCGTTAGAAGGCAATCTTTATGCTGCGTTGCAGCATAAAACCAATAAAATTCTGACATTTTGTTTTCGCAAGGTTTTTTATCGAAGTAAAAATGGGCGTATGATGACCTTACTTATTGGTTAATTAAGCGGGTTTATCTTGTGTTGCTGGGGTTATGACTTTACATTGAGACTCTGAGTCAGAGAAGGAGTGATTATGCGCGCGGTGTTTCTAGATGCGGCAACGTTTTCCCCTGAGGTGAGCTTAATACCACCTGATGGGGTGAGCGATTGGCAAAGCTATGGGGCCACAGAGCAGGACGAAGCGCTAATCATTGAGCGCCTACAAGACGCTGAGATTGCTGTGATCAATAAGGTGGTGATCACAGCATCGATTATTGATCAATTACCGAAGCTCAAAATGATCCAGGTCACAGCTACCGGGGTCGATAATGTTGATGCCAAGGCCTGTGCCACGAAGAATATTGAAATAAGTAATGTGGCCGGCTACGCGCAAGGGAGCGTCCCTGAGCATACGTTTATGTTAATGCTCTCTGCTATGCGGGCGCTGCGCTATTACAACGATGCGGTCAATACAGGGCGTTGGCGTGAAGAAGGTGGATTTTGCTTAAACGATGTTGCGCTTTATGACCTGCAAGGTAAAACCTTAGGGATCATTGGCGCGGGTGAGATTGGCCGGCGAGTTGCGGGGATTGCGCGCGCTTTTGCGATGACCGTTTTACTTGCTGAACGGCCGGGGTGTGCGCCGCGTAACGCCCAATATAGCGCGTTTGATGAGGTGTTAGCACGCAGCGATGTGTTGAGTTTGCATTGTCCACTTAATGAGGAAACCAAAGGGTTAATCAACGCGCAAACGATCGGCAAAATGCAGCGTAAACCACTGGTGATTAACCTTGCTCGCGGTGGGGTGGTGGATAGTCAAGCAGTGGTGGAAGCGTTAGAGAATAAACAGTTATTCGGTTATGCGAGTGATGTGTTTAGCCAAGAGCCACCAAGCGAAGATGAACCACTACTCGCGATAGCGGATCATCCTCGAGTGGTGTTTACTCCGCATAATGCCTGGGCCGGGCTCGGCGCGCAAACGCGATTATGGGAAATGCTTCGCGAGCAGGTCACGCAATTTATTCATTCATACCAACCTTAAGGAACGATCTATGATGAAGAAAAAATTAGCCGTAGCACTGATGGCTATCTATTCAGTTGGCGCTTTCGCTGAAGAATATTCGCTGGAAGCGGATGTCGATAAGGCGGTGCTCTATTATGACAGCGCGATGATTAGCCGCCATCTTTCAGTATCGATTGATAAACCAGGCAGACATCAAATTGTTGTCAGCAACCCATTAAGCAGTGATATTTCTTCGATTCGACCAAAGATAAGCGGTGCAACACTGCGACAAGTCTCACTCGCGGCTAATTGGTCAAGTGAGGATTCGGATCTGACCCAGCGTATTACAGAAGTGCAGAAACAGCTCAATGATGTTAAGCACGCCATCAATATGAATGAACAGATGAGTTCAAAGCTTGCGGCAAGTTTGGAGAATGAGGGGGTGCTTGCGGAGGTTAACGCAAATATTGATGCGCTCACCAAAACGCACAGCGCGTTAGTCGGGCAACGGGAAGACCTTTATCGTCAGTTGGCGCGTTTAGAAGCCGAGCAGGAATGGGTCGGTAATGAATTGCAGGTGGCGCAAGCTTTGGTGTTTGATGTATTTTCAGAGCAGGCTGGCGAGATAGAAATGAGCTGGCAGGAGCAAACCCACCAAGCCTCATGGCAGCCGCGCAGTCATTGGTCGCTTGATAGCGAAGCAAACAAAATTGATATTGATGCGATCGCTGAAATTACCCAACAAAGCGGGGTTGATTGGCAAGAGGTGAGCTTGAGTTTGGCGATCACACCACCGGGCTATGCTGATGAGCCCGGGATGTATCCTTGGACGGTTAGTGCCTACGATCCTGAAGAAGCGGGTGTCAATTATGCCACCCCGGCACCACAACCTAAGGCAATGATGGCCGCTGATGCGGTCATGGAAAGTCGCACACGAACCGCTGTGGCTGTACAACAAGGCGTTGATTACCGTATTGATCTGCCAGGAACGTACACCTTGACCAGTAGTCAGAATCAGCAGCAAGTGCCGTACTGGCAGTATAAGGCTGAAGCAGAAGTCTATTCTGCATTCTATGATTGGATGTATTACACAGACAAGGCGCTGTTGATGGCAAAATGGACGATGCCTGAAGGACCATCGCTTATTCCTGGGCAGATGAGCTTATATCGTGATGGTGTGCGGGTTGCTGAGCTCTATCAAGATGAACTGATTAGCGCAGGATACGAACAACGCAACAGTTTTGGCTTTGATCCAGAGATTGAGGTCAAACAAATCACCCCACCTGAATATACCGACAGTCGCGGGTTTATCTCAAAATCGAATGCCATCGCGAAAGAAGTGACCTTTGAGTTAAGCAACCGTGGTCAGAAAGACAAGCCGGTTCGCCTTTATAGTCGTG from Suttonella sp. R2A3 carries:
- the truD gene encoding tRNA pseudouridine(13) synthase TruD → MNRATIKQTPEDFYVAEVLDFPLTGEGEHLWCYVEKTGMNTAFLKREWARLLECPGKLISHSGLKDRHARTRQWLCLPAKDAEGLPDQGEQWRIVERKLHQKKLRIGTHRSNDFTLVLRDVVGDRDAMEEKLARTAELGFANAFGAQRFGHNNIERAMKWVAREQLPKKRDERAQTLSTLRALLFNAELQTRLTQNTAHSLLVGDYAMLCGSNSFFMVEEVDEALRTRLAEGDIVPAGVLPGKSKAQYEGAAQQVRALAYTDYEAAVSYLQRFSDQDCRALTVRAQNLSWQWLDEHTLQLSFNLPRGSFATALLEDVFDQVIDASSP
- a CDS encoding proline--tRNA ligase, with the translated sequence MRLANYWLSTQKEVPAEAEVVSHQLMLRAGMIRQTAVGVYSWLPLGLKVLRKVETVVREEMDRAGALELLMPGVQPGDLWQESGRWQDYGPELLRFVDRHKRDYCLGPTHEEVVTDLVRRDVSSYKQLPLNVYQVQWKFRDEIRPRFGIMRGREFLMKDAYSFHVDQACMQRTYDAMHDAYSRIFTRLGLDFRAVLADNGSIGGTGSHEFHVLAATGEDDIVFSDDGHYAANMEKAEAAAPQTERPAPTAAMEKRATPQVKTIADLVSAHDIPIERTIKTLMVDGVEGGVVALVVRGDHELNAIKAEQLPAVAEPLTMASEEKVRALVGAGFGSLGPVGLDIPVIVDRDAALIADFAAGANEDDYHYFNINWQRDVAVAEVADIRNVVAGDLAPDGQSKLSIKRGIEVGHIFQLGDKYSASMGLDVLGENGKPVTPLMGCYGIGVSRIVAAAIEQNHDDNGIIWPQALAPFTVAVLPINGHKSPAVAEAAEKLYQQLCDAGVDALLDDRGKRPGFMFADMDLIGIPARIVISDKTLAEAEVEFKTRGAAESERVSLNEILARVVNMNNQE
- the fumC gene encoding class II fumarate hydratase, with protein sequence MSTRTEHDTMGEIQVAEDAYWGAQTQRSFENFKIGGETLPQALIDAMALVKKAAATTNASLGRIEAEQAKLIVAAADDVLAGKLNGQFPLVVWQTGSGTQSNMNMNEVLANRANEIAGTGRGAYQPIHPNDHVNHAQSTNDSFPTAIHVAAARQINSLLIPAVSALRDTLKAKSDEFADIVKIGRTHLQDATPLTLGQEFSGYVSQLDHGLDRLQDALKGLYELPLGGTAVGTGLNSHPEYADKAATELSNITDLPFVSAPNKFEALAGRDAAVYASGALKTLAASLNKIANDIRWLASGPRCGFGEITIPENEPGSSIMPGKVNPTQCEALTMACCQVVGNDTTITMAGASGNFELNVYKPVIAYNLLQSIRLLGDACNSFNEHCAIGIEPVREKIDFFLHHSLMLVTALNRHIGYENAAKVAKTAYKKDQSLKETAVELGLLTAEEFDKYVQPQDMVHPK
- a CDS encoding 3-hydroxyacyl-CoA dehydrogenase NAD-binding domain-containing protein; this translates as MSESLTFEPSLQHWRLNADNEVLHLTLDRADSSTNSLNAEVLRELAQVINKLEQVASSYRGLLLKSGKDNGFIAGADISTIQETKSPEQLKALVKEVHDYFLRFERLALAKVALIDGFCLGGGLELALCCDYRVITKAAKLGVPEVKLGLHPGFAGTARLVRLLSPIKAMLLMLQGYNLRGAKALNAGLVDKVVADKAALEASGLSLIKKGPRQVSNWQSKVLSIGPVRKLLAKKIEDNVAGKVQKEHYPAPYAMIDLWREHGGSFQEMANAEIDSFVALRQTPQSDALIRLYFLQERLKGFAKNDAEKIGHLHVIGGGTMGGDIAAWSAMQGIFTTLSDLSEEQLEKAAKRAHKLFDKKLRDKDANREAKMRLRLDKDGWGLDKADLVIEAIVEKLEVKQSVFNDVLTKAKPEAIIATNTSSLKLEDIAAGISAPERLLGIHFFNPVAKMPLVEIVHQSANSQATLDKATKYVGEISRLPLPVKSSPGFLVNRVLVPYLFEALACLEEGVAKEAIDKAALDYGMPMGPIELADSVGLDVCQAIAGTMSAFIDYEGESQLDRLVAAGHLGRKSGKGFYEYVDGKAQKDAVSADQATLDKLQERMIMAFLNACAWCLREGVVEDEDLVDAGCVFGTGFAPFRGGPMNVARTIGHAEVVKRLEALVSEHGERFSPDPWWSDKA
- a CDS encoding 3-hydroxyacyl-CoA dehydrogenase family protein translates to MVRQSVSAKTATVEAFFYRPAILGATEFGAQIAALFANAGIHVRLYDKPHPEDPNFYAQQAIEQLYRMRPSPFTGVEAGNWIEARNYRDHRALLSEHDLIIECLDDDLVVKQGLLSRLAPVLARDVVVLSHSAGLSMKAVSQALPAWLRSRLLGAHFFRPPRFQRLLEVVRTERSEQRLHDQVCGYFTERFGLHVLSVPDTPDYVSTRLVMMLMNAVFYHAERAQLDWANVEALTKMLIGRTTGGVCYMIDYIGLARWQQFSLNIPSADKEYFAERIALPSWLSALLAAGREGRAHYLGFYDYRHRPYYLLDLAGNELAQASVNDALLLSFEQRDWSAMCALECAQAQFVCALLRDCWQIMAWVSQTSGQSGQALDDILTHGFSWQNTPYHLLQAFSPAKVLADTERAYREGAIDYPVLRHWTRRSRRQVTTDVRDNAFSDDARLLWRKTHSSAWVYHERMLIWQPNSVVVALDEETLAELLSACQEARLAQWYLVIYHHGEQFGLESDLALGGEAHQQEQTVERLHEVLMALRTHPHAVMISISGTLGDFGAAILMQADQVLCEAGVRWKLSAPMYRLPPLGVVWFEWLRRLPYLGQAHYLEQIHSVLSQSVTAHPPSDIHVARSVGILRVHDRVVANPAALAKMSKELADGWLTSRQPRTPRQAQYTLAHQEVDVLMQRALSSEQPELYRGLLRMLSGQRQNVTVSLRMLLKEELLYFARLIAKDDSLE